The nucleotide sequence GCCCGCCGAGGAGCGTGCCGAGTTCCGCCGCATCGCCCAGGAGGAGTGGGCCGAGTGGGCCGAGCGCAACGATCTCACCCGTGAGATCTACGACTCGGTGACGGCCTTCCTGGAGTCCCGCAACCTGATGTAGGCCGCCCTGCGGCATCCGGCAAGGCGGGCCGCCAGGTGTGGCCCGCGAGCCCGGAAAGCTCACCGATTCGTGCCCGCAGCCGCGAATCGGTGAGCTATCCGGGCTAGCCCGTGAGGGAGGCGCACTATGGCCAACGAATCCGAGACCGAAGCAGGCCCCCAGGCCACCCACCTGGAGTCGGCCCTGGAGGGCACCCGGACAGCGCTGGACCGCGCGGTCTGCCGGGCGGGCCGCGGCATCGCGTGGCTGATCTTCATCGCCATGGCGATCAGTGTCGCGGAGGTGCTTGCCCGCTATGGCTTCAACAACCCCACCTCCTGGGTGCACGAGTCGGTGGTGTTCCTGGTGGCGGTGATTTTCGCCTTCGGCGGCCCGGCGGCGCTGGCCAAGAACCGCCACATCCGCGTACGCGTCATCTACGACTATGTCTCGCCGGCGCGGCGCCGCTGGATGGACGTGCTCAACGACGGCGTCACGCTGCTGTTCTGCGTGGCGATGAGCTACGCCGCCTACGTCATGTTCTGGCGCTCCACCCACGACCCCATGGGCAACTGGACCCTGGAGCGCTCCGGTACCAGCTGGAATCCGCCCATCCCCTCGCTGATCAAGGGGGCGATCCTGGTGGCGCTGGCGGTGATGACCGTCCAGGCCCTGCTGCACTTCATCCAGTCCCTGCGCGGGAACGGACCCGGCCAGCGCGAGCCCACCGCGCCGGCGCGGGATACGGCGATCTGACATGGATATCCAGACGGCAACGATTCTGCTGGTGGGGCTGATCTTCCTCGCCCTGCCCACGGGGCTGCCACTGGCCTTCATCACCGGTCTCGTGGCGCTCGGGTTCACCTTCGGCTGGTTCGGCACCAACGCCCTGCCGCTGGTCACGGCCCGGGTCTACGGCTTCATCACCGAGTACTCGCTGGTGGCGGTGCCCATGTTCGTTTTCATGGCGGCGCTGCTGGACCGCTCGGGCATCGCCAAGGACCTGTTTAACGCCATGCGGGTGTTCGCCGGGCGTCTGCCCGGCGGGGTGGCGGTGCAGACGCTGGTGGTGGCGTTCTTCCTCGCCGCCATGTCCGGGATCATCGGCGGCGAGATCGTCCTGCTCGGCATCCTGGCGTTGCCGCAGATGCTGCGCCTCGGCTACTCGCGGCAGATCGCCATCGGCGTGACCTGCGCCGGGGGCGCGCTGGGGACGATGATGCCGCCCTCCATCGTGCTCATCATCTACGGCCTGCTGGCGAGCGAGTCCATCGCCCAGCTGTTCACGGCGGCGATCACGCCGGCCGTGATCCTGATGCTCTCCTACATGACCTATGTGCTGGTGCGCTGCTACCTGAACCCGGCCATGGGGCCGCCGATGAGCGCCGAGGAGCAGGCTCGCGGGGCGATGAGCCGGCTGCAGGCGCTGAAGTCCATCGTGCTCCCGGCCGGTGTCGCCTTCATGGTGCTCGGCACCATCTATGGCGGCATCGCATCGGTCACCGAGGCGGCGGCCATGGGCGTGTTCGGCGTGCTGGTGGTGGTGCTGATCCGCCGTGAGTTCTCCATCCGGCTGGTGCACGAGAGCGTGTTCCAGACCCTCACCACCTGCGGCATGATCGTGTGGATCGGTATCGGCGCGGCGACGCTGGTCGGCGTCTACAACCTCATGGGCGGCAACCGGTTCGTCTCGTCGGCCATCCTCGGCATCGACGCGGCGCCGGTCGTGATCATCCTGGTGATGATGGCGATCCTGCTGGTGCTCGGGCTGTTCATGGACTGGATTGGCATCGCCATGCTGACGTTGCCGATCTTCGTGCCCATCGTCGAGCAGCTCGGCTACGACCCGGTCTGGTTCGGCATCCTCTTTGCCGTGAACATGCAGGTGTCCTTTCTGAGCCCACCGTTCGGGCCGGCGGCGTTCTACCTGAAGGGCGTGGCGCCACCGGAGATCGAGCTGCAGGACATCTTCGTCTCGCTGCTGCCGTTCATCGCGATCCAGATCGTGGTGCTGGCGGCGCTGCTGTTCTTCCCCCAGCTGGCCATGTGGCCCCTGACCTGAGGCGGAGACCATGCGCATCACCCGGCTGCAAACCTGGCAGATCCCGCCGCGCTGGCTGTTCCTCAAGATCGAGACCGACGAGGGCGTTGCCGGCTGGGGCGAGCCGGTGCTGGAGGGCCGCGCCGCCACGGTGGAGGCCGCCGTGCACGAGCTCGCGGACTATCTGGTGGGGCAGGACCCGCGGCGCATCGAGCACCTCTGGCAGACGCTCTACCGGGGCGGCTTCTACCGTGGTGGCCCCGTGCTTATGAGTGCCATCGCCGGCATCGACCAGGCGCTCTGGGACCTGAAGGGCCGTGCGCTCGGCGTGCCGGTGCACGAGCTGCTGGGCGGCGCCTGCCGCGAGCGCATGCGCATGTACGCCTGGACCGGCGGCGACCGGCCGGGCGAGGTGGCCGCCGGGGCGAAGGCGCTGGTGGCGGAGGGCTTCACTGCCTTCAAGATGAACGGCACCGCCGAGCTCGCCATCGTCGACAGCCACGCCCGCATCGACGAGGCCGTGGCCCGCGTGGCCGAGGCGCGGGCGGCGGTGGGGCCGGAGGTCGGCATCGGCATCGACTTCCACGGCCGCGTGCACCGGCCGATGGCGAAGGCCCTGCTGCGGGAGCTCGAGCCCTTCCACCCGATGTTCGTGGAGGAGCCGGTGCTGCCGGAGCACCTGCACTGTCTGCCGCAGATCACGGCGGGGCTCGGCTACCCCATCGCCACCGGCGAGCGCCTGCACAGCCGCTACGACTTCCGCCCGGTGCTGGAGGCCGGATGCGTGGACATCGTCCAGCCCGACCTCAGCCACTGCGGCGGCATCACCGAGGGGCGCAAGATCGCCGTGCTGGCCGAGACCTGGGACGTGGCACTGGCGCCGCACTGCCCCCTTGGGCCGTTGACGCTGGCGGCCTCCCTGCAGGTGGACGCCGTAAGCCACAACGCCTTCATCCAGGAGCAGAGCATGGGCATCCACTACAACGTCGGCAACGACGTGCTGGACTATCTGCTCGACCCCGCACCGCTGCGCATCGAGGGCGGCTACTGCGCCATCCCGCAGGGGCCCGGCCTCGGCGTGGAGATCAACGAGGCCTACGTGGCCGAGCGCGCGCGGGTGGGTCATCGCTGGCGCAACCCGGTCTGGCAGCACGCCGACGGCAGCGTGGCGGAGTGGTGACGGCTATGCACGCAGCGCTCGACAATGCCCTCGCCGAGCTGCCGCTGGTGGCCATCCTGCGCGGGGTAACGCCGCAGGCGGTGCTGCCGGTGGCCGACGCCCTGCTGGCCGAGGGCTTCCGGCTGATCGAGGTGCCGCTGAACTCGCCTGATCCCTGGGCCAGCCTGGAGCGCCTGGCCGCACACTGCCCCGAGGGCGTGCTCGCCGGCGCCGGTACCGTGCTCACCGCCGATGATGCCCGCCGGCTGGCGGTCACCGGCTGCCGGCTGCTGGTGACGCCGAACACCGATGCCGAGGTCATCGCCGCTGCGCGGGCGGAGGGGCTCGCCACCCTGATCGGCTGCATGACGCCCACCGAGGCCCTGGCCGCGACGACGTCGGGCGCCGATGCCCTCAAGCTCTTCCCCGCGGCGAGCCTCGGCCCGGGCTACCTGCGGGATCTTCGCGCCGTGCTGCCGCCGGCGCTGCCGGTGCTCGCGGTCGGTGGCATCGATGCCGGCAATCTGGGGGACTTCCACGCTGCCGGGGCCCGCGGCTTCGGCCTCGGGTCCAATCTCTACAAGCCGGGCCGCCCGCCGGAGGAGGTGCGCGCGCGGGCGCGCGACCTGGTCGCCGCCTGGCGCGCGCTGCCTCCCGGTTGAGCGCCGAGCGAGACTCTGACGGAGACCGATCATGACCGACGCCTCTGACCGCCCCCGCCTGCGCAGCCAGGCCTGGTTCGACAACCCCGATGAGCCGGGGATGACGGCGCTCTACCTCGAGCGCTATCTGAACTACGGGCTCACCGAATCGGAGCTGCGGTCGGGGCGGCCGATCATCGGCATCGCCCAGACCGGCAGCGAGCTCGCCCCCTGCAACCGTCATCACGTGGAGCTCGCCCAGCGGGTGAAGGACGGCATCCGCGATGCCGGCGGCGTGCCCATGGAGTTCCCGATCCACCCCATTCAGGAGACCGGCAAGCGGCCCACCGCGGCGCTTGACCGCAACCTCGCCTATCTGAGCCTGGTGGAGGTGCTGCACGGCTACCCCATGGACGGCGTCGTGCTCACCACCGGCTGTGACAAGACCACGCCGGCCTGCCTGATGGGGGCGGCCACGGTGGATCTGCCTGCCATCGTGCTCTCCGGCGGCCCGATGCTGGACGGCCAGTTCGCCGGCCGGCGGGTCGGCTCCGGTAGCGTGATCTGGGAGGCGCGCCGGCTCTACGCCGCCGGGGAGATCGACTACGAGCGCTTCATGCAGATGGCCGCCGCCTCGGCGCCGAGCGCCGGGCACTGCAACACCATGGGCACCGCGCTCTCCATGAACTCGGTGGCGGAGGGGCTCGGCATGTCGCTGCCGGGCTGCGCGAGCATCCCTGCGCCCTACCGCGAGCGGGGGCAGATGGCCTACCGCACCGGCCGCCGGGCGGTGGAGCTGGTGCTGGAGGATATCCGCCCCTCTGCGATCCTCACCCGCGAGGCCTTCGAGAACGCGATCCGCCTGTGCTCGGCCATCGGCGGCTCCACCAACGTGCCGGTGCACCTGATCGCCATCGCCCGCCACATGGGCGTGCCCCTGGACATCGAGGACTGGCAGACCCTGGGTTACGAAATTCCGCTGCTGGTGAACTGCCAGCCTGCCGGCGAGCATCTGGGCGAAGGCTTTCACCGCGCCGGCGGCGTGCCCGCGGTGCTGCACGAGCTGCTGGGGCAGGGGCTGCTGCATGGCGAGGCGCTGACCGTGAACGGCCGTACCCTTGCCGACAACTGCCGCCAAGCCGGGTCCGGTGACCGCGACGTGATCCGACCGTTCGACGAGCCGCTCATCCACAACGCGGGCTTCCTGGTGATGTCCGGGAATCTGTTCGACTCGGCGCTGATGAAGACCTCGGCCATCAGCCGCCACTTCCGCGACGCCTACCTGTCACGGCCGGGCGCCGAGGGCATCTTCGAGGGCCGTGCCATCGTCTTCGAGGGGCCGGAGGACTACCACGCCCGCATCAACGATCCGGCGCTTGGCATCGACGAGGACTGCGTGCTGTTCATCCGCAACTGCGGCCCGGTCGGGTACCCGGGCTCGGCCGAGGTGGTGAACATGCAGCCGCCGGACGCCCTCATCCGCAAGGGCGTGAAGGAGCTGCCCTGTATCGGTGACGGCCGCCAGAGCGGGACCTCCGGCAGCCCGTCGATCCTCAACGCCTCGCCGGAGGCGGTGCGCGGCAGCGGGCTTGCGGTGCTGCGCACCGGTGACCCGGTGCGCATCGACCTCAACACCCGGCGGGTCGAGGTGTGCCTGGATGCCGACGAATACCAGCAGCGTCTCGCGGCCTGGGAGCCGCCGGCGCTCACCGACCAGACGCCCTGGCAGCAGCTCTACCGCGCCAACGTCGGGCAGCTCGCCCAGGGTGCCTGCCTGGAGCCGGCGGTCGCCTTCGTGCGCATCGACCAGACCCGCGGCCTGCCGCGCCACTCGCACTGAAGGAGTTGGCCATGAACCCCGTGGTGGTGACCGCCGGCGAGTCCATGATCCGGCTGATGGGGGCGGAGGCCACACGCCTGCGCCATGCCGACAGCCTCACCGTCGGCATCGCCGGCGCCGAGAGCAACCTCGCCATCGGCCTCAGCCGGCTCGGGCACGCCGTCGCGCTGATCACCCGCCTAGGCGACGACGAGCTCGGCGAGCTGGTGCTCCGCCGCATCGCCGCCGAGCGCGTCGACCTGCGCGGCGTGCGACGCGTCCACGGTGCGAGCACCGGGCTGCTGCTTCGGGAGCAGGCACCCGAGGGCCAGCGCGTCTACTACTACCGGCACGGCTCGGCCGCGTCCGGGCTGTCCCCGGATGACGTCGATCCCACCCTGCTGGCCGGGGCGCGGGTGCTGCATCTCACCGGCATTACGCCCTCGCTCTCCGCGAGTGCCCGGGCGTTCTGTGATGCCCTCATGGTCGAGGCGCGCGGTCAGGGGCTGATGGTGAGCCTGGACGTCAACTTCCGCTCGCGGCTGTGGCCGGCCGAGGCCTGTCGCGGCTGGATCGAGGCGGCGCTGCCGGCGGCGGACCTGCTGTTCATCTCGCGGGAGGAGGGCGAGGCACTCTGGGGGGCGGTGGACCAGGCCCTGCTGGAGCGGCTGGCCGCCGCGGGGCCGCGCGGCGTCATCCTCAAGGGCGATGGCGCCGACAGCCTGGCATGGGTCGAGGGCCAGCTGCATCGGGCGCCGCTGCATGCCGTCAGCGCCGTGGACCCGGTGGGCGCGGGGGATGCCTTCGCGGCGGGCTATCTCGATGGCTGGCTGGCGGGCCGGCCCCCGGAAGCCTGCCTGCGCCAGGCCAACGCCATGGGCGCGATCTGTGTCACCGGGCGGGGGGACTACGAGGGGCTGCCGGAGCGCGCGAGCCTGGAGCGGTTCATGGCCGGGAGCCACGAGTTGGGGCGCTGACGCGCATCGGTGAGCCGGCGGGAGGCCACGGGATCAACGCTGCACCGCAGGGCGGCGTTACGCTGATGCCTGGTCGCCGGCGGGTGCCGGCGGCGGCTGCGCCGGTATCGCCGCCACCACCCGGTTGCGTCCGCCGCGCTTTGCTTCGTAGAGGGCCCGGTCGGCGCGCCGGTAGAGCGCGTCGAACCGTGTTTCCGTGCCCGGCGTGCTGGTGGCGACGCCGATGCTGACCGTGACCCGCGGGAAGTGCGGCGCCCAGGGCTGCGCCTCGCCCTCGATCCGGGCGCGGATGCGCTCGCAAAGGGCCAGTGCCTCGGCCTCGCCGGTATCCGGCATCAGCAGACCGAACTCTTCGCCGCCGAGGCGCGCGACCATGTCCGCCGCCCGCACCGATGCCGTCAGACGCTCGGCGAGCTGGCGCAGGGCGCGGTCACCGGCCGGGTGGCCATCACGGTCGTTGATCGACTTGAAATGGTCGACGTCAATCAGCGCGACGCTTACCGGCCGGCCGTTGCGGCGATGCTGGGCCAGCACCCAGTCCGCCCGCTGGAGCAGCGCGCGGCGGTTGGGCAGCCCGGTGAGGGCATCGGTGATCGTTAGCCGCTCCAGGGCATCGCGCTGGCGGAGCATGCCGCTGACCGCCGCCACCAGCGCCCCGATGATGAGCAGCAGCAGGAAGCCGAGCCCGGTGACTACGGTGGCGAGGAGGGCGGCGAGCCGCTGCTGCGCGGCCGAGGCCTCGTGGTTCGCTGCGTGCAGGGTGCTGTAGGCATAGGCAAGCTGCGACTCCACCCGGCCCGCCACCTGAATGAAGTCGCTCAGCCGCTCCGGGGCCTCCAGCACGCGATAGGTCAGCAGCCGCAGCTCGGGCAGCTGTGCCAGCGCCTGGTCGAGCGCTTCCCGGGCCTCGGTGGTGTCGCCGGGGCGGAGGCCGAGCCGCTGCAGCCCGGCGCGCAGGGCCGTGGCCTGATTGTGTACGTTGTTCAGCGCCGCCGTCATCTCCCGCTGATGGAAGCGGCTCGGCGCTTCGCGCATGGCCTCCGCCGCGCGACGCAGCGCGGCCACCTGCTGCTGCCCGCGCACGATGTCGCTGGCCGCCGCCGTGTGGTCGGCGCCGAGCCGCTGGTCCACTTCGGTGGCGAAGACCCAGAGCGCCAGCCCCGTGCCCAATGCGATCAGCAGATAGGTCCCGACAAGCGCAGTGCGCAGGCGCCAGCGCGCCATCAGAGCGCCTGCAGCTCCACGATCCCCCAGATCCACTGGGTCATGCTGGGGTGCCCGTCCATTACCGCCTCGGCGTCTTCCGGGACCACCAGCATGAGCGGCCCGAAGGCATCCCGCGGGATGGGCTCGCCGTCCAGCCGCGTCACCAGCAGATAGGCCTTCTGCCGCAGCTCGTCGGGGTTCAGGAACACCGTGTAGCCGTCCTCGGCCACGAGGCGGACGCGCTGGAATCCGCTGATGTCGTGCTCATCCAGCAGCGACGTCAGCCGGACTCCCAGGAAACGACCCTCCGGCCCCTCGAAGTGCCGGAACCGCGATTCGTACAGACCCGCCGCCTCGATGTCGGCGAGCGACAGGCGCTGGCGCTCGCCGTGATCCCTGATCGTGAGCACGGGGGTGGTATCGCTGGACGGGCTGGCGTCGCTCGGGCGCAACTCCGCCGCCTGGGCGCCGAAGAACAGGCTGAGCATGAGCAGGCCTGACGCCAGGCCAGGGATGTAGGCACTCCGCACGGGCCGCGGGCCTCCTGAAGTCGCCGTGGAGAGCGCGGATTGTGGCATAGGGCACGCTTTGCGGGCAGTGCGCTCCGGACGGACGCGACGCTTCGGCGATGACCGGCAGGTCAGGGTGGCGATACGGAACCGGTGTAGACCGGCTCGCAGTCGTCCGGGGTCAGTGCCTCGACGCCGCGTTCCACCAGGCTGGTCAGCGGGCCGAGCAGCGAAGCCACCATGCTGGTCTCGGCGATACCCGGGTCGGCAAAGGTGCCGGTGATGGCCTGCTCCATCACCGCGCAGCCTCGCTCGTCCACCAGCAGTACACGGAAGTCCTGAAACCGCTGCTCGGGGATGTCCAGTGCGCCCAGCGCCGCCAGGCGGTTGCTCCCGGTGGCCAGGGCCACATCTTCCACCGCCGCGATGCCGTCGGTGATCCGCCAGACCGAAGCCAGCTGCCGGATCTGCGTGCTGCCGTCGCCGCCTCGTAGCAGTCGCGTGTAGTCGTAGCCCTTGGTGACGGCGAGACCGGCGGGCCCGGCGAAGAGGAAGGCACCGACGTCCACCAGATTGAAGCGCTGGGTGGAACGGTATTCGGCGAGCCGCTGGTCAAGGTCCACCCCTTCCACGCGAAGCGACTCTCCACCCAGCCGGATTCGCCCGTTCAGGCTGCGGGTGAGCCCCGCCCGGTCGTGTCCCCGAGCCTCCAGGGTCACCTCCAGGTCCATGCGGCCGCTGGCCTCCGCCTCGCTGGCGAGGTTGTTGAGGAAGGCCTCCAGCGCAAAGCCGCGCAGGCGGTACGCGAGCTCGAAGGCGGGTGTGCCGCCGGTGACGTCCGCCCGGAGCTCACCGTCCAGCTCGCCGTCGAAGATCGCAGCGCGCAGCGGGGTGGCGGCGAGCTGACCACCGTCGGCTTGCAGGTTGGCGTGGAGCCCGGAGATGACGAGCGCTCCGCGCTGCACCCGAGCGCACTCGAGCGCGCCGTCAAGCCACAGGCGCTGCAGTGTTGCCCTGTCCGGCGCCGCGGCGAGACGGATCTGCGGCAGCGTCAGCTGACAGCCGTCGGCCTGAATCTCCGGACCCGTTGCCTCATCCCGATAGCGAAAGGAGGTGTCCTTCAGGCTGATTGCAGGGAGTGAGGGTGTCTCGCCCGCGGCATCGCCACCGCCTGCGGCGGGCCAGCTGCCCTCTTCGCCGCGGACCAGGTGGATCGCGGCACCACTCGCGTGCACGGCAGCGAGGCTCACCGTGCCCTGCAGCAGCTCCACGACCGATGGCCGCAGCCGCAGGCGCTCGGCGCGGAATAGCGGGGTTTCACCGTCGCCGACGCGGACTGCGTCGAGCGTCAGCGCAGGCCCGGCTAGCAGGTCCAGCCCGACAGCGCCTTCGATACGGACGTTCTGGCCGAGCGCCTCCGATGCGGTACGCTCGAGCCGCGGTCGCAGGAAACCCAGGTCCATTGCGGTCGCGGCGATCAGGGCGACTGCAACCAGCGCCAGGAGAGCCACCGTTGCGAGGAGGGCGCGCCGGGAGCGCAGTGGGCCCGCGTGGCGGGTCGCCGATTCGGCCGGGCTGTGGGGCATGGGGGAATCCTTTGCGAGCTCTGACGGCCAGTATAGGGAAGCGCTGCGGCGGTACTCCGAAGCAGGGCAGGCAGGCTCCGAAGCAGTGAACAGGAGGCCATCAGGGCAATGAAGGAAGCGCGACTGTCGCGGCTGCGCATGGGCGGTGCGGTTAGCAAGGCCGACTACCGGCGGCTGCTCAAGGCCTGGCAGCTGGATCTGCTCACCCTGCAACAGGGCTTCCTGCGTGATGGCGGGCGGGCGATCGTCAATATCGAGGGTATGGATGCTGCGGGCAAGGGCGGTGCCGTGCGCCGGCTGGTGGAGCG is from Spiribacter halobius and encodes:
- a CDS encoding AsmA family protein — translated: MPHSPAESATRHAGPLRSRRALLATVALLALVAVALIAATAMDLGFLRPRLERTASEALGQNVRIEGAVGLDLLAGPALTLDAVRVGDGETPLFRAERLRLRPSVVELLQGTVSLAAVHASGAAIHLVRGEEGSWPAAGGGDAAGETPSLPAISLKDTSFRYRDEATGPEIQADGCQLTLPQIRLAAAPDRATLQRLWLDGALECARVQRGALVISGLHANLQADGGQLAATPLRAAIFDGELDGELRADVTGGTPAFELAYRLRGFALEAFLNNLASEAEASGRMDLEVTLEARGHDRAGLTRSLNGRIRLGGESLRVEGVDLDQRLAEYRSTQRFNLVDVGAFLFAGPAGLAVTKGYDYTRLLRGGDGSTQIRQLASVWRITDGIAAVEDVALATGSNRLAALGALDIPEQRFQDFRVLLVDERGCAVMEQAITGTFADPGIAETSMVASLLGPLTSLVERGVEALTPDDCEPVYTGSVSPP
- a CDS encoding sugar kinase gives rise to the protein MNPVVVTAGESMIRLMGAEATRLRHADSLTVGIAGAESNLAIGLSRLGHAVALITRLGDDELGELVLRRIAAERVDLRGVRRVHGASTGLLLREQAPEGQRVYYYRHGSAASGLSPDDVDPTLLAGARVLHLTGITPSLSASARAFCDALMVEARGQGLMVSLDVNFRSRLWPAEACRGWIEAALPAADLLFISREEGEALWGAVDQALLERLAAAGPRGVILKGDGADSLAWVEGQLHRAPLHAVSAVDPVGAGDAFAAGYLDGWLAGRPPEACLRQANAMGAICVTGRGDYEGLPERASLERFMAGSHELGR
- a CDS encoding TRAP transporter small permease subunit codes for the protein MANESETEAGPQATHLESALEGTRTALDRAVCRAGRGIAWLIFIAMAISVAEVLARYGFNNPTSWVHESVVFLVAVIFAFGGPAALAKNRHIRVRVIYDYVSPARRRWMDVLNDGVTLLFCVAMSYAAYVMFWRSTHDPMGNWTLERSGTSWNPPIPSLIKGAILVALAVMTVQALLHFIQSLRGNGPGQREPTAPARDTAI
- a CDS encoding IlvD/Edd family dehydratase: MTDASDRPRLRSQAWFDNPDEPGMTALYLERYLNYGLTESELRSGRPIIGIAQTGSELAPCNRHHVELAQRVKDGIRDAGGVPMEFPIHPIQETGKRPTAALDRNLAYLSLVEVLHGYPMDGVVLTTGCDKTTPACLMGAATVDLPAIVLSGGPMLDGQFAGRRVGSGSVIWEARRLYAAGEIDYERFMQMAAASAPSAGHCNTMGTALSMNSVAEGLGMSLPGCASIPAPYRERGQMAYRTGRRAVELVLEDIRPSAILTREAFENAIRLCSAIGGSTNVPVHLIAIARHMGVPLDIEDWQTLGYEIPLLVNCQPAGEHLGEGFHRAGGVPAVLHELLGQGLLHGEALTVNGRTLADNCRQAGSGDRDVIRPFDEPLIHNAGFLVMSGNLFDSALMKTSAISRHFRDAYLSRPGAEGIFEGRAIVFEGPEDYHARINDPALGIDEDCVLFIRNCGPVGYPGSAEVVNMQPPDALIRKGVKELPCIGDGRQSGTSGSPSILNASPEAVRGSGLAVLRTGDPVRIDLNTRRVEVCLDADEYQQRLAAWEPPALTDQTPWQQLYRANVGQLAQGACLEPAVAFVRIDQTRGLPRHSH
- the dgoD gene encoding galactonate dehydratase, which translates into the protein MRITRLQTWQIPPRWLFLKIETDEGVAGWGEPVLEGRAATVEAAVHELADYLVGQDPRRIEHLWQTLYRGGFYRGGPVLMSAIAGIDQALWDLKGRALGVPVHELLGGACRERMRMYAWTGGDRPGEVAAGAKALVAEGFTAFKMNGTAELAIVDSHARIDEAVARVAEARAAVGPEVGIGIDFHGRVHRPMAKALLRELEPFHPMFVEEPVLPEHLHCLPQITAGLGYPIATGERLHSRYDFRPVLEAGCVDIVQPDLSHCGGITEGRKIAVLAETWDVALAPHCPLGPLTLAASLQVDAVSHNAFIQEQSMGIHYNVGNDVLDYLLDPAPLRIEGGYCAIPQGPGLGVEINEAYVAERARVGHRWRNPVWQHADGSVAEW
- a CDS encoding 2-dehydro-3-deoxy-6-phosphogalactonate aldolase, translating into MHAALDNALAELPLVAILRGVTPQAVLPVADALLAEGFRLIEVPLNSPDPWASLERLAAHCPEGVLAGAGTVLTADDARRLAVTGCRLLVTPNTDAEVIAAARAEGLATLIGCMTPTEALAATTSGADALKLFPAASLGPGYLRDLRAVLPPALPVLAVGGIDAGNLGDFHAAGARGFGLGSNLYKPGRPPEEVRARARDLVAAWRALPPG
- a CDS encoding GGDEF domain-containing protein; this translates as MARWRLRTALVGTYLLIALGTGLALWVFATEVDQRLGADHTAAASDIVRGQQQVAALRRAAEAMREAPSRFHQREMTAALNNVHNQATALRAGLQRLGLRPGDTTEAREALDQALAQLPELRLLTYRVLEAPERLSDFIQVAGRVESQLAYAYSTLHAANHEASAAQQRLAALLATVVTGLGFLLLLIIGALVAAVSGMLRQRDALERLTITDALTGLPNRRALLQRADWVLAQHRRNGRPVSVALIDVDHFKSINDRDGHPAGDRALRQLAERLTASVRAADMVARLGGEEFGLLMPDTGEAEALALCERIRARIEGEAQPWAPHFPRVTVSIGVATSTPGTETRFDALYRRADRALYEAKRGGRNRVVAAIPAQPPPAPAGDQASA
- a CDS encoding TRAP transporter large permease, with amino-acid sequence MDIQTATILLVGLIFLALPTGLPLAFITGLVALGFTFGWFGTNALPLVTARVYGFITEYSLVAVPMFVFMAALLDRSGIAKDLFNAMRVFAGRLPGGVAVQTLVVAFFLAAMSGIIGGEIVLLGILALPQMLRLGYSRQIAIGVTCAGGALGTMMPPSIVLIIYGLLASESIAQLFTAAITPAVILMLSYMTYVLVRCYLNPAMGPPMSAEEQARGAMSRLQALKSIVLPAGVAFMVLGTIYGGIASVTEAAAMGVFGVLVVVLIRREFSIRLVHESVFQTLTTCGMIVWIGIGAATLVGVYNLMGGNRFVSSAILGIDAAPVVIILVMMAILLVLGLFMDWIGIAMLTLPIFVPIVEQLGYDPVWFGILFAVNMQVSFLSPPFGPAAFYLKGVAPPEIELQDIFVSLLPFIAIQIVVLAALLFFPQLAMWPLT
- a CDS encoding molybdopterin-dependent oxidoreductase; protein product: MRSAYIPGLASGLLMLSLFFGAQAAELRPSDASPSSDTTPVLTIRDHGERQRLSLADIEAAGLYESRFRHFEGPEGRFLGVRLTSLLDEHDISGFQRVRLVAEDGYTVFLNPDELRQKAYLLVTRLDGEPIPRDAFGPLMLVVPEDAEAVMDGHPSMTQWIWGIVELQAL